TCCGGGAAGGAGGCTACTTTGATCGCTTATGTTCTGCTTCAGGTCTCTGCCGGGAGGGCGCGGGCGGTTGAGGGCTGGCTGAGAAAGCTGGAGGGCGTGGAGGAGGCCTACGCCATCTACGGCGAACACGATGTTATCGCCAAGGTGGAAGTGCCTGATGGCCCGGGCCTTGACAGTCTGATTGTGGAGGCCATCCAGGGAAGTCCCGATGTGGTGGCCACCACTACCCTCATCGCTATGGAACGCTACCCCAAGGCCCTCCGCCGGAGGGCCACTCGCCGGAGGCGGGCCCGCCGGGCCACCGGGGCCGGGGTGGAAGCCCCAAAGAGAAAGCGCCGCGCCCGCAGGGCCAAACCGGCTGTTTCCGCCGAAGGCCCAGCCGAGGCACCTCCGGCAGGGCCAGCCACATAGGGTTGGTAGCCCACCCGAGGGAAACTGACAGCATCTTCTCCCGTTCTGTGATAACATAGATGGAGTCAGATGGATCTCTTCGGCATCGGAAGCACGGAGCTAATGGTGGCCCTGGTCCTGGCCCTGCTGGTGCTGGGACCCCAGAAGCTGGTGAAGTTTGCCCGCACGGCGGGCAAGGCGATGCGCAGGATGCGGGATATGAGCGGAGAGCTTACCCGGTCAATCACCGATGCGGTCGGCGAGGAGGAGGAAAAACCATCCGCCAAACAAAGCCCCGATGAGAAGAAGAAGAAGGTGTCTCCGCTCCAGAAGATAGGCGACGAGATTAAGCAGGCCCTCACCCTGGAGGAAGAGAAGCCGGCCCCCAGCCCAGGCTCCAGCCCCAATGAGAAGAAGAAAGTGTCTCCCCTTCAGAAAATAGGCGATGACATTACCCGGGCTCTCTCCCTGGAAGAAGAGCAGCCCGCCCCCGGCCCGGGCTCCAGCCCCGCGGGAGAAGTGGCGGCCCCCGCCACAGAAAAGCCCGGCAAGAAGGGTGAGGACATAGGACAGAGCCTCCGAAAGATGCACCAGGAGATTAACGAGGCACTCGGCGACAAGAAGTCCCCCGGCAGCGGAAGCCCCGGCCAGACAGATGAATGAAAAGGACCCACGCTCGGCAGAAGCGATAGCAGAGGCCAGGGAAAAGAAACTCACCCTCTGGGGCCACCTTGACGAGCTGCGCCGTCGGCTTTTCCGGGTGGCTATTGCACTGGTCCTGGGGTCAGGCCTGGGCTTCTACCTGGCACCCAGCATCCTCCAGTTCCTCCTCCGTCCCATGGGGGGGGAAAAGCCGCAGGCCATTGAGCTCACCGAGTATCTCGCCGTCTACTTCAACCTCTCCCTGCTGACGGGCCTTGCCGTTGCTCTTCCGGTGGTGCTCTACGAGACAATAATGTTCCTGCTCCCCGGGCTCACCCCCCGGGAGCGGCGTTATGTCTACATCCTCCTGCCCTCCGCCTCCCTGCTGTTCGTCATCGGGCTGCTCTTCAGCAACTTCGTCCTCCTGCCCCCGGCCCTGGGCTTCCTCCTCCACTGGGGAAGCGATATTGTCACGATCCAGCCAAGGATAGGCAACTACATCAATGTGATCACCAGGCTCATGTTCTGGACGGGGATAATTTTTGAGACACCCCTCTTGATGGTCTTCCTGGCAAAGATCGGCGTGATGAGCTACCGGACCTTTGCCCGGGGACGCCGCTGGATATTAATCCTGGCCTTCGTTGTGGGGGCTATAGTAACCCCCACCATGGACCCGATAAACCAGACAATGGTCGCCGTGCCTGTTATCATTCTATATGAACTGGGGATATGGATTTCCTGGCTGGTAGCCAGGCCAAAGAAGACTGAAGCGAGCTAGGTCTTTCTCCGCATCGCCCGGAAAAGAACGTAGACAACTATAACCAAGAC
This DNA window, taken from Chloroflexota bacterium, encodes the following:
- a CDS encoding Lrp/AsnC ligand binding domain-containing protein encodes the protein MIAYVLLQVSAGRARAVEGWLRKLEGVEEAYAIYGEHDVIAKVEVPDGPGLDSLIVEAIQGSPDVVATTTLIAMERYPKALRRRATRRRRARRATGAGVEAPKRKRRARRAKPAVSAEGPAEAPPAGPAT
- a CDS encoding twin-arginine translocase TatA/TatE family subunit, translating into MDLFGIGSTELMVALVLALLVLGPQKLVKFARTAGKAMRRMRDMSGELTRSITDAVGEEEEKPSAKQSPDEKKKKVSPLQKIGDEIKQALTLEEEKPAPSPGSSPNEKKKVSPLQKIGDDITRALSLEEEQPAPGPGSSPAGEVAAPATEKPGKKGEDIGQSLRKMHQEINEALGDKKSPGSGSPGQTDE
- the tatC gene encoding twin-arginine translocase subunit TatC, with amino-acid sequence MNEKDPRSAEAIAEAREKKLTLWGHLDELRRRLFRVAIALVLGSGLGFYLAPSILQFLLRPMGGEKPQAIELTEYLAVYFNLSLLTGLAVALPVVLYETIMFLLPGLTPRERRYVYILLPSASLLFVIGLLFSNFVLLPPALGFLLHWGSDIVTIQPRIGNYINVITRLMFWTGIIFETPLLMVFLAKIGVMSYRTFARGRRWILILAFVVGAIVTPTMDPINQTMVAVPVIILYELGIWISWLVARPKKTEAS